A region from the Variovorax sp. V93 genome encodes:
- a CDS encoding LysR family transcriptional regulator: MDSFSGLESFVRAADLLSFAKAGRLLGISASAVGKNVARLEQQLGLRLFNRTTRHVRLTEEGAMFHERCRRILDELDDARAMMQDAAAAPRGRLRVSLPTIGYRFLLPVLPAFKARYPEIELDLDFNDRLVDVIAEGVDVAIRSGELGDSQLVARRLGPFCFVLVASPDYLARHGVPQVPADLAQHSCLRYKFVTGGKIEDWDLPGLPAQLPPGLLCNNMEAMLGAAVAGLGVAYMPDFLARDSLCRGELQRVLETHLVRQGQFSALWPSSRQLSPKVRAFVDFASEHMFREDLPPVR, encoded by the coding sequence ATGGACAGTTTCAGCGGACTCGAATCCTTCGTGCGGGCAGCCGACCTGCTGAGCTTTGCCAAGGCCGGCCGGCTGCTGGGCATCTCGGCCTCGGCCGTGGGCAAGAACGTTGCACGGCTCGAACAGCAGCTGGGCCTGCGGCTTTTCAACCGCACCACGCGGCATGTGCGGCTGACCGAGGAAGGCGCGATGTTCCACGAGCGCTGCCGCCGCATCCTCGACGAGCTCGACGATGCGCGCGCGATGATGCAGGACGCCGCGGCGGCCCCGCGCGGCCGCCTGCGCGTGAGCCTGCCGACCATCGGTTACCGCTTCCTGCTGCCGGTGCTGCCGGCCTTCAAGGCGCGCTATCCCGAGATCGAACTCGACCTCGACTTCAACGACCGGCTGGTCGACGTGATCGCCGAAGGTGTGGACGTGGCGATCCGCAGCGGCGAGCTGGGCGATTCGCAACTCGTGGCGCGCCGGCTCGGTCCGTTCTGCTTCGTGCTCGTCGCATCTCCGGACTACCTTGCGCGCCACGGTGTGCCGCAGGTGCCGGCCGACCTCGCGCAGCACAGCTGCCTGCGCTACAAGTTCGTGACCGGCGGCAAGATCGAGGACTGGGACCTGCCGGGCCTGCCCGCGCAGCTGCCGCCCGGGCTGCTCTGCAACAACATGGAGGCCATGCTCGGCGCGGCGGTGGCCGGCCTCGGCGTGGCCTACATGCCCGACTTTCTCGCGCGCGATTCGCTCTGCCGCGGCGAACTGCAGCGCGTGCTCGAAACGCACCTGGTGCGCCAGGGGCAGTTCTCGGCGCTGTGGCCATCGAGCCGGCAGCTGTCGCCGAAGGTGCGGGCCTTCGTGGACTTCGCGAGCGAGCACATGTTCAGGGAAGACTTGCCACCGGTTCGCTGA
- a CDS encoding AAA family ATPase has product MRLASFQITNFRSINDSGSIDTSQITAILGRNDSGKSNLLRALHSLNPAEGVAELSPIKDFPRHRRLEECQGDTPVVATRWALEDSERAELAQMLPRAANVRHVTAGRGYGTARWSGLEGLGDLSLDVSDIKGKVRKIVPAVKAAAEKLAEEVRAMLEQAADAFDAAMILSPDYIRWSAGAVAALQSLRKALAAAGAELSDKQEQMLAELEEMARAIANDTPALAKAKQWVLDKLPRFIYVDEYPALPGRQNIAEHLARKGWGQAAPAQRSFEKLCKAAGLDPQQLQELLEKNDQATRNQLANRAGSVVTAEIRRLWKDRELKVRFNLDGPYMDTLVSDPSRAYDVEVNLDERSRGFQWFFSFYVTFFADTKGAGDAMLLLDEPGLHLHALSQADLLAHFEQDFANQIIYTTHSPFMVPVHRPDAVRTASTSEAAGTTVSNKAEGDARTLYPLQAALALSRMGGEAAKPQPKESTARVEVRSREVSEPVASLP; this is encoded by the coding sequence ATGCGCTTGGCGTCATTCCAGATCACCAACTTTCGCTCGATCAACGACAGCGGCTCCATCGACACTTCGCAGATCACGGCGATCCTCGGCCGAAACGACAGCGGCAAGTCGAACCTGCTGCGCGCGCTGCACAGCCTGAACCCGGCCGAGGGCGTGGCCGAACTCAGTCCGATCAAGGACTTTCCGCGGCATCGCCGCCTGGAGGAATGCCAGGGCGACACGCCGGTCGTCGCGACGCGCTGGGCCCTCGAAGACAGCGAGCGGGCCGAACTGGCGCAGATGCTTCCGCGCGCGGCCAACGTGCGCCACGTCACCGCGGGCCGGGGCTACGGCACGGCGCGCTGGAGCGGCCTCGAAGGACTCGGCGACCTCTCGCTCGACGTGTCCGACATCAAGGGCAAGGTGCGCAAGATCGTGCCCGCGGTGAAGGCCGCGGCCGAGAAGCTCGCCGAGGAGGTGCGCGCGATGCTGGAGCAGGCGGCCGACGCCTTCGACGCCGCGATGATCCTGAGCCCCGACTACATCCGGTGGTCTGCAGGTGCGGTGGCGGCACTGCAGTCGCTGCGCAAGGCACTGGCTGCCGCAGGCGCCGAACTCAGCGACAAGCAGGAGCAGATGCTGGCCGAGCTCGAGGAGATGGCCCGCGCCATCGCCAACGACACGCCGGCGCTCGCGAAGGCGAAGCAGTGGGTGCTCGACAAGCTGCCCCGGTTCATCTACGTGGACGAGTACCCGGCGCTGCCCGGCCGGCAGAACATTGCCGAGCACCTCGCACGCAAGGGCTGGGGGCAGGCCGCGCCCGCGCAGCGCAGCTTCGAGAAGCTCTGCAAGGCCGCGGGGCTCGATCCGCAGCAGCTGCAGGAGCTGCTGGAGAAGAACGACCAGGCCACGCGCAACCAGCTCGCCAACCGCGCCGGCTCCGTCGTCACCGCCGAGATCCGCCGGCTCTGGAAGGACCGCGAGCTCAAGGTGCGCTTCAACCTCGACGGACCGTACATGGACACGCTGGTGTCCGACCCGAGCCGCGCCTACGACGTGGAAGTGAACCTCGACGAGCGCAGCCGGGGCTTCCAGTGGTTCTTCTCGTTCTACGTCACCTTCTTCGCGGATACGAAGGGTGCCGGCGATGCCATGCTGCTGCTGGACGAGCCCGGCCTGCACCTGCATGCGCTCTCGCAGGCCGACCTGCTCGCGCACTTCGAGCAGGACTTCGCCAACCAGATCATCTACACCACGCACTCGCCCTTCATGGTGCCCGTGCACCGGCCCGACGCGGTGCGCACGGCCAGCACGAGCGAAGCCGCCGGCACCACCGTGAGCAACAAGGCCGAGGGCGACGCGCGCACGCTTTACCCGCTGCAGGCCGCGCTCGCGCTGAGCCGGATGGGGGGCGAGGCCGCGAAGCCGCAGCCAAAGGAGAGCACTGCGCGTGTCGAGGTGCGATCGCGCGAGGTCAGCGAACCGGTGGCAAGTCTTCCCTGA